A window of Fodinibius salinus contains these coding sequences:
- a CDS encoding vWA domain-containing protein — translation MIWQDGLYLWFLLLIPLLIAASWWYNKQLNEKRISFFGSDLFERLRSGFWPLGKGIKHIAIYIGIGLLIIAAAGPKLGTEVREVKRQGVDLLVALDLSASMNAEDVKPSRLEKAKYEVTRLIERLDGDRVGLVVFTGEAYLQAPMTLDYSALRLFLNIAETKQMPSSSTDFSAAMETASEAFGSIKEDKGGNAAKVMLIISDGENHGESYSSALQQLRDQNVSIYTLGIGTSSGSRIPLYGDSGSLMGYKRNEDGEVVTTKLQPDVLRSIAEEGNGEYYEIRSGGSGIDSFLGRLDELQQGEFASQEYADYKNQYQWLAAIGLLFMLFGMVFPKFKIRD, via the coding sequence ATGATTTGGCAAGATGGTCTGTATTTATGGTTTCTTTTGCTTATTCCGTTATTGATAGCAGCAAGCTGGTGGTATAATAAACAGCTTAATGAAAAACGCATTTCTTTCTTTGGCTCTGATCTTTTTGAACGGTTGCGGTCGGGATTCTGGCCATTGGGCAAAGGCATTAAACACATTGCAATCTATATTGGCATTGGATTGCTTATTATTGCGGCAGCGGGCCCGAAGCTGGGTACCGAGGTACGAGAGGTGAAGCGGCAGGGCGTGGACCTGCTTGTGGCGCTTGATCTTTCCGCCAGCATGAATGCCGAAGATGTAAAGCCAAGTCGGCTCGAAAAAGCAAAGTACGAAGTAACCAGGCTCATTGAACGGCTGGATGGAGACCGGGTGGGGCTGGTTGTATTTACCGGTGAAGCGTACTTACAAGCACCAATGACACTCGATTATTCGGCCCTTCGGCTGTTTTTGAATATTGCCGAGACTAAACAAATGCCTTCTTCATCTACTGATTTCAGTGCTGCCATGGAAACGGCTTCCGAAGCTTTTGGGTCTATAAAAGAGGATAAGGGGGGTAATGCTGCAAAGGTGATGCTGATTATTTCGGATGGAGAGAATCATGGTGAATCTTATAGCAGTGCCCTGCAGCAACTTCGGGATCAAAATGTTTCAATTTATACCTTGGGTATTGGTACCAGCAGTGGTTCCAGGATTCCCCTTTATGGTGATTCCGGTTCTCTGATGGGATATAAACGTAACGAAGATGGAGAGGTGGTGACTACGAAATTACAGCCCGATGTGCTTCGGTCAATTGCAGAGGAGGGGAATGGAGAGTATTATGAAATTCGCAGCGGTGGCTCGGGCATTGATTCGTTTTTAGGTCGGCTCGATGAGCTGCAGCAAGGAGAGTTTGCCAGTCAAGAGTACGCGGATTATAAAAATCAGTACCAGTGGCTGGCGGCAATTGGACTCCTTTTTATGCTATTCGGGATGGTGTTTCCTAAGTTTAAAATTCGTGATTAG
- a CDS encoding SLBB domain-containing protein has translation MVSKQQLLRTAAVFFSFLFVLTISALSQDLSSIDFKNLKADELSDQQIQQLWQRAQNKGYSISDIERMAIARGVSPVEVQKLSRRLREIRSQGPSQQEGIQQEGNPTLRSVVTTDTTEYLKNEFEKFRRKKSRIFGANIFRSEEINFSPSLNIPTPENYQLGPGDELVIDIWGAAEQTYRLTVSPEGTISFANLGPIYVNGLSIKRARDRIRKKLSKIYSGLQADGDQPTDTQARISLGNIRSIKVTVIGEVRNPGTYTLPSLATAFNALYSAGGPDSLGTFRNIKIIRGDSTAATLDIYNFLVDGNQKGNIRLRDQDIIKVPPYDNRVAISGEAKRKGLFELKEGETIQDLLTFAGGFSNQAYTKRIKVWGNTNTQKRIDDISYPQESGFKLQNGDSVRVAKVLSRFENKVEINGAVFRPGSYQLADSTTLYSLIQRAEGLKEDVFMNRGLIFREQEDLTTEAIPFSLKKLMNNPEQHDIPLQRNDVVQISSIFDLREDYTVNIVGAVQDPGSFSYAEDMSLEDIILQANGFKESAAPYRVEVSRRITGGDSTFVPRETAEIFRFRVNENLELGDKAANFSLKPFDKVYVRNSPSYFKQEEVKVKGEVLFPGTYTLDKKRTRISDLIQRAGGITDYAYPQGANLTRKTGQKIDTTLINIRDGAESSGKKIEQKKTKVGIKLERILNNPGSEQDLILREGDVLEIPRELQTVQVAGEVLYPVGVRYEKKLSMKDYIRAAGGASNLGKPKEAYIVYANGEVDRTRSFLFFKNYPDVRPGATIYVPEKENKQRLTTQERVGILSTIVSMAAIVSNTIFQIRSN, from the coding sequence ATGGTGAGTAAACAACAGCTACTTCGTACGGCAGCAGTATTTTTTTCTTTTTTATTTGTTCTTACAATTAGTGCCCTTTCGCAAGATTTAAGTTCTATTGATTTTAAGAATTTAAAGGCTGATGAGCTTTCAGACCAACAGATTCAGCAGTTATGGCAGCGAGCTCAAAACAAGGGATACTCGATTTCTGATATTGAAAGGATGGCTATTGCCCGTGGTGTTTCTCCGGTAGAAGTACAAAAATTGTCGCGGCGGTTGCGAGAGATACGTTCGCAGGGACCGTCCCAACAAGAAGGTATCCAACAAGAGGGTAACCCTACACTACGTTCTGTGGTTACTACAGATACCACAGAGTATTTAAAAAATGAGTTTGAAAAGTTCAGAAGAAAGAAAAGCCGAATATTTGGTGCTAATATTTTTCGGAGTGAAGAAATAAATTTTTCCCCATCATTAAATATTCCCACTCCTGAAAACTATCAGCTTGGTCCGGGTGACGAGTTGGTGATTGACATTTGGGGAGCTGCTGAACAAACATATCGGCTTACTGTTTCACCAGAAGGGACAATATCATTTGCAAACTTAGGCCCTATTTATGTAAATGGGTTGAGTATTAAAAGAGCTCGTGATCGTATTCGGAAGAAACTAAGTAAAATTTATTCGGGCTTGCAGGCAGATGGCGATCAGCCAACAGATACACAGGCACGTATTTCACTCGGTAATATCCGTAGTATCAAAGTTACTGTTATTGGAGAAGTACGTAACCCGGGAACATATACCTTGCCTTCGCTGGCAACAGCCTTTAATGCACTTTATTCTGCCGGCGGACCGGATTCATTGGGGACATTCCGAAATATTAAAATTATCAGGGGAGATAGTACCGCTGCAACACTCGATATTTATAACTTTTTAGTAGATGGTAATCAAAAAGGCAATATTCGCCTGCGGGACCAGGATATCATTAAGGTCCCTCCCTATGATAACCGTGTAGCAATAAGTGGAGAGGCAAAGAGAAAAGGATTATTTGAGCTAAAAGAGGGTGAGACAATTCAAGATTTATTAACTTTTGCAGGGGGATTTTCGAATCAAGCTTACACCAAGCGTATTAAAGTTTGGGGTAATACTAATACGCAAAAAAGGATTGATGATATATCATATCCGCAAGAAAGTGGTTTTAAGCTCCAGAATGGTGATAGCGTACGGGTAGCCAAAGTATTAAGTCGGTTTGAAAATAAAGTTGAGATTAACGGGGCCGTATTTCGCCCTGGATCCTATCAGCTTGCCGATTCTACCACCTTATATTCACTCATCCAGAGGGCAGAGGGCTTAAAAGAAGATGTATTTATGAATCGGGGACTTATTTTCCGTGAACAAGAGGATTTAACGACCGAAGCTATCCCATTTAGTTTGAAAAAACTGATGAACAATCCCGAGCAGCATGATATCCCACTACAGCGTAATGATGTTGTGCAAATATCATCTATTTTTGATCTGCGTGAAGATTATACAGTTAATATTGTGGGAGCAGTTCAGGATCCTGGAAGTTTTAGCTATGCCGAAGATATGTCACTTGAAGATATCATCTTGCAAGCTAATGGATTTAAAGAATCAGCAGCGCCGTACCGAGTAGAAGTATCGCGACGAATAACAGGTGGAGATTCAACATTTGTACCCCGGGAGACGGCTGAAATATTTAGGTTTCGCGTGAATGAGAATTTAGAGCTGGGTGATAAAGCAGCTAATTTCTCATTAAAACCCTTTGACAAGGTATATGTGCGAAATTCTCCTTCTTACTTTAAACAAGAAGAGGTTAAGGTTAAAGGAGAGGTTTTATTCCCGGGAACGTATACCTTAGATAAAAAGAGAACTCGTATATCAGATTTGATCCAGCGTGCCGGTGGTATTACGGACTATGCATATCCGCAGGGGGCAAACTTAACCCGAAAAACCGGTCAAAAAATAGATACCACGCTTATCAATATTCGTGATGGAGCTGAAAGTTCAGGAAAAAAAATTGAGCAAAAGAAGACTAAGGTAGGTATCAAACTGGAAAGAATACTCAACAATCCGGGTTCTGAGCAAGATCTAATTCTTAGAGAAGGAGATGTGTTAGAAATTCCAAGAGAACTGCAGACGGTACAGGTAGCAGGTGAAGTGTTATATCCCGTTGGTGTTCGGTACGAGAAAAAATTATCGATGAAAGATTATATACGTGCTGCCGGTGGTGCTTCCAATCTAGGAAAGCCAAAAGAAGCCTATATTGTTTATGCAAATGGCGAAGTGGATCGCACAAGGAGTTTCTTGTTTTTCAAAAATTATCCTGACGTACGTCCCGGTGCCACAATTTATGTTCCTGAAAAAGAGAATAAACAAAGACTTACCACACAGGAACGTGTAGGAATTCTTTCTACGATCGTTTCAATGGCTGCAATTGTAAGTAATACCATTTTCCAGATACGGAGCAATTAA
- a CDS encoding four helix bundle protein, whose protein sequence is MRPHYKLDAWKNAMDLVDEIYKITDNFPGEEKFGLTSQMRRSAISVPSNVAEGAARTSQAEFAHHINIAKGSLSELETQLIISKRQNYIEDISDLVELIAKVSSQLSGLYHHVKSKN, encoded by the coding sequence ATGAGACCACATTATAAGTTGGATGCTTGGAAAAATGCAATGGATTTGGTCGATGAGATTTATAAAATAACCGATAATTTTCCTGGCGAAGAGAAGTTTGGACTCACATCACAGATGAGACGTTCAGCAATATCCGTACCTAGTAATGTGGCAGAAGGTGCCGCAAGAACGAGTCAAGCGGAATTTGCTCATCATATAAATATAGCCAAAGGATCGCTTAGCGAACTAGAAACACAGCTTATAATATCTAAACGGCAAAATTACATAGAAGACATATCTGATTTGGTAGAGCTTATTGCAAAGGTATCAAGCCAACTATCAGGATTATATCATCATGTCAAATCTAAGAATTGA
- a CDS encoding HAD hydrolase family protein, with translation MIKLFITDIDGCLSIPFETPDWELLSQIRRLNQQSIHDMAVPPLTICSGRPLSYVEAVVQWLGIDRPTVFESAGIYTLEDNNIQFLPSFDEKAAQQVAEIKHWMKEKIMPLDDGLVPEFTKKMDAGIIHLEKNVIDDIYPTIKKYVEAEYPRFEVHQTEVSINVILKNNTKKNGIMALCDQMDIAPSEAAYIGDSSGDISGLKIVGRAFAPNNAAEEVKEHAEVLEESVTRALLKAYRTVIQDNRKMLADAE, from the coding sequence ATGATAAAACTCTTCATTACCGATATCGACGGTTGCCTATCTATTCCTTTTGAGACGCCGGATTGGGAACTGCTTTCACAAATTCGACGACTTAATCAGCAGAGTATTCACGATATGGCCGTTCCGCCGTTAACGATTTGCTCCGGACGCCCCTTATCTTATGTTGAGGCTGTAGTCCAGTGGCTGGGTATTGATCGCCCAACGGTCTTTGAAAGTGCGGGAATATATACACTTGAAGATAATAACATACAGTTTCTACCGAGTTTTGATGAAAAGGCAGCCCAACAAGTAGCAGAAATTAAACATTGGATGAAGGAAAAGATTATGCCCTTGGATGATGGTCTTGTGCCCGAGTTTACTAAAAAGATGGATGCCGGTATTATTCATCTAGAAAAAAATGTGATTGATGATATCTATCCAACAATCAAAAAATATGTAGAAGCCGAATATCCACGATTTGAAGTCCATCAAACGGAGGTATCCATCAATGTGATACTAAAGAATAATACCAAGAAAAATGGTATTATGGCACTGTGCGATCAGATGGATATTGCCCCTTCGGAAGCGGCTTACATTGGAGACAGTAGCGGAGACATCTCCGGCTTAAAAATTGTCGGACGTGCTTTTGCTCCAAACAACGCTGCCGAAGAAGTAAAGGAACATGCTGAAGTGCTGGAGGAATCAGTCACCCGGGCACTCCTAAAGGCCTATCGAACCGTTATTCAAGACAATAGAAAGATGTTAGCAGATGCCGAGTAG
- a CDS encoding DUF4175 family protein has translation MNVDEQTYERMQHLISVIQKHLTSLVRRKRMLVGFLFFIISLGGLLLGSIAETVFFFPAWIKVSIWLLLVVSATASSLYLYSNLPDRSFETFYHQFGKYHNLPWLSNALDLYYDDTTDHSPLHDAAIRQNLDNLSTDEVHTKLKDFINDHRIYNWFQKATAALTVIVITLISFAIWQPATINRMLHAGTNYMPPNPYQFTIDPGSITLEQGSSITPNITFQGDIPENISLAFKTDIEKEFRRRKANSVNNKTARFSPVSISADGKYYITMDGFKSKTFDISVQLRPRFEELQAKVVPPPYTRLDTSSYRYPFSKIQAYKGSKIILSATTNKAIAELNLLQTGAEDTTKKLTTADSLTYQHTWTVTSTDTISFRMSDQAGLTNDNKFRFVITPKKDQDPFVNLIEPGQNIRMKTPENISLLYEAGDDFDLTSATLNYRLQRAFTDKAQIRSISLGKPAMNREEHYDWNIPALDPKPRDVITFWITVTDNDATNGYKKGRSQKLTITFPSTTEYMDELETKEDDITESMDKVSDSFDQMQNQYQQFKENLKRNPETNWKQKQQLEDVQKQKQKLNKEVEKLNKNFEKIRKEIQKNDALSPETMKSYQELQKLMKDIDDPELSKALEKLRKNMGQMTPEQMRKALEEYEFNEQLYKERINRTKELFKALKLNSDLDKMAKSLEKLAEQEKEISQSKQSPKNDLEQQKSVSEDLSQLQNKLDSLDNVAPKKARKEINKLQKNTEKQMNETRENIKENMQQLQNQQQAPKSSPETRQQQRNIQKQMQQMAQQIESAKQKMNQQQRQINKRALEYVLYSLLNLSTNQEELTKETENLPPRSQAFIEKARQEQNIRQQFAAISDSLFQLSADIPSFSNQINKKKVEINNKLNRAVTMLSERNKSNSTFAQRQSLGGINTLATMVASLLDQLQNQQGGSGGGMMSMQQFMEQIKKMSGQQQKLNKQIQQMINDIQGERLSRDQMERLNQMAKQQNKIRKQLKELQRNGELESGDRVLSELERMSKKMEDAINDLRGGQLNGQLMQRQKNILSRMLSAQKAVQERGKEKRREATTAEEMRKSTPSDLTIEELQQRIRKMLNDPDYTKFTDDYQQLVEQYFKLLKEQKKETLN, from the coding sequence CTTTTGGTTGTATCTGCCACAGCCTCATCCCTTTATCTTTACAGCAATCTGCCAGACCGTTCCTTTGAGACCTTTTATCATCAATTTGGGAAATATCACAACCTGCCTTGGCTCAGCAATGCCCTCGATCTTTATTATGATGACACTACCGATCACTCACCTCTACACGATGCTGCAATCCGGCAGAATCTTGACAATTTATCTACTGACGAAGTCCATACGAAGCTTAAAGATTTCATCAACGATCACCGTATATACAACTGGTTCCAAAAAGCAACTGCAGCTTTAACTGTAATTGTAATTACGCTTATTAGCTTCGCAATATGGCAACCGGCTACGATCAATCGCATGCTCCATGCGGGGACAAACTATATGCCGCCCAATCCTTATCAATTTACCATTGATCCGGGATCAATTACGCTGGAACAAGGTTCCTCTATCACACCAAATATTACCTTTCAGGGAGATATACCCGAAAATATCTCCCTCGCTTTTAAGACTGATATAGAAAAAGAGTTTCGGCGGCGTAAGGCTAACTCTGTCAACAATAAGACTGCTCGCTTTTCTCCTGTCTCTATTTCAGCTGATGGGAAATATTATATTACGATGGATGGATTTAAGAGCAAAACATTCGACATTTCAGTACAGCTTCGTCCCCGTTTCGAAGAGCTGCAAGCCAAGGTTGTACCTCCTCCCTATACCAGGCTGGATACCAGCTCATACCGCTATCCCTTTTCTAAAATACAAGCCTACAAAGGCTCAAAAATCATTCTTTCGGCCACTACGAACAAAGCTATAGCAGAACTTAACTTGCTTCAAACGGGGGCAGAAGATACTACAAAGAAACTTACTACTGCTGATTCACTCACCTATCAACATACATGGACGGTCACCAGTACAGACACTATTTCTTTTAGGATGAGTGACCAGGCCGGGCTTACAAATGACAACAAATTCCGATTTGTGATAACGCCCAAAAAAGATCAGGATCCATTCGTCAATCTCATTGAGCCGGGCCAGAATATTCGCATGAAGACACCTGAAAATATTTCACTGTTATACGAGGCAGGCGATGATTTTGACTTAACTTCGGCTACACTCAACTACCGGCTGCAGCGTGCATTTACAGATAAAGCCCAAATCCGCTCTATTTCTCTGGGAAAACCTGCAATGAATCGCGAAGAACATTATGACTGGAATATCCCGGCATTAGATCCCAAACCACGCGATGTTATCACCTTCTGGATAACGGTTACTGATAATGATGCGACCAATGGATATAAAAAAGGACGATCACAAAAGCTCACCATCACTTTTCCATCAACTACGGAATATATGGATGAGCTGGAAACAAAAGAGGATGACATCACCGAGTCTATGGATAAGGTGTCAGACTCTTTTGATCAGATGCAAAATCAGTATCAGCAGTTTAAAGAAAACCTCAAGCGAAATCCCGAGACCAACTGGAAGCAAAAACAACAGCTTGAAGATGTACAAAAACAAAAACAGAAGCTGAATAAAGAAGTTGAAAAGCTCAATAAAAACTTTGAAAAAATTCGAAAAGAGATCCAGAAAAATGATGCCCTGTCACCTGAGACCATGAAGAGTTATCAGGAACTGCAGAAATTGATGAAAGATATTGACGATCCCGAACTGTCGAAAGCGCTGGAAAAACTGCGCAAAAATATGGGACAAATGACTCCCGAGCAGATGCGAAAGGCATTGGAAGAATACGAATTTAATGAGCAGCTTTACAAAGAGCGTATCAACCGTACCAAAGAATTGTTTAAAGCGCTAAAACTCAACAGCGATCTGGATAAAATGGCTAAATCGCTGGAAAAATTGGCCGAACAGGAAAAGGAAATAAGCCAATCAAAGCAATCCCCGAAAAATGATTTAGAACAACAAAAGTCAGTTTCTGAAGACTTAAGCCAACTGCAGAATAAGCTGGACTCTCTGGACAATGTTGCTCCTAAAAAAGCCAGGAAAGAAATCAATAAGCTGCAAAAAAACACTGAGAAACAGATGAATGAGACCCGGGAGAATATCAAAGAAAATATGCAGCAGCTGCAAAACCAACAACAAGCACCTAAATCAAGTCCTGAAACGCGCCAACAGCAACGCAATATTCAAAAGCAAATGCAGCAGATGGCGCAACAGATAGAAAGTGCTAAGCAAAAAATGAATCAGCAACAAAGACAGATTAATAAGCGGGCACTGGAATATGTTTTATACTCACTGCTCAATCTCTCTACCAACCAAGAAGAGTTAACCAAAGAAACTGAAAACCTGCCGCCACGTTCACAGGCATTTATTGAAAAGGCGCGGCAAGAACAAAATATTCGTCAGCAGTTTGCTGCTATATCTGATTCACTGTTTCAGCTTTCGGCCGATATTCCAAGCTTTTCAAACCAGATCAACAAAAAGAAAGTTGAGATCAATAATAAGCTAAATCGAGCAGTTACAATGCTCTCTGAACGTAATAAATCTAATTCGACTTTTGCTCAGCGACAGTCACTGGGAGGCATTAATACCTTGGCAACAATGGTTGCTTCACTGCTGGATCAGCTGCAAAATCAACAAGGCGGCAGTGGAGGCGGCATGATGAGTATGCAACAGTTTATGGAACAGATCAAAAAAATGTCGGGGCAGCAGCAAAAGCTGAACAAGCAAATCCAGCAAATGATAAATGACATCCAGGGTGAACGGCTGAGCCGCGACCAGATGGAGCGACTGAATCAAATGGCGAAGCAGCAAAATAAAATCAGGAAACAACTAAAGGAATTACAGCGGAACGGAGAGCTGGAATCCGGTGATCGCGTACTCAGTGAGCTTGAGCGTATGTCTAAAAAGATGGAAGATGCTATTAACGATCTGCGCGGCGGACAGCTTAACGGGCAGCTCATGCAGCGCCAGAAGAATATTTTATCAAGGATGTTAAGTGCACAAAAGGCCGTGCAGGAACGCGGTAAGGAAAAGCGCAGAGAGGCTACAACAGCCGAAGAGATGCGAAAAAGCACTCCGTCCGACCTCACCATCGAAGAGCTGCAGCAACGCATTCGCAAGATGCTAAACGATCCCGACTACACGAAATTTACCGATGACTACCAGCAGCTTGTCGAGCAGTATTTTAAGCTGCTAAAAGAACAAAAAAAGGAGACACTTAATTGA
- a CDS encoding archaeosortase/exosortase family protein produces the protein MKWFKPKVGQFILKVLGIYICWYLIYEFWLLPKGSLDAWLTTNIVSISTGILEMFDYEVYASGRFFGIGESPGIFLADGSSGITALGLFVGFVIAYPGKWIPRIAFIIIGIGVIYLVNIFRSVLLAIAQVSWPGFFDFMHNYFTTATFYLVILVLAIVWINIGGEEKKAADETELFPTEV, from the coding sequence ATGAAGTGGTTTAAACCAAAGGTTGGACAGTTTATCTTAAAGGTGCTGGGGATATACATTTGCTGGTATCTCATTTATGAATTTTGGCTGCTTCCTAAAGGTTCGTTGGACGCCTGGCTAACGACCAATATTGTCTCTATTTCTACCGGCATCCTTGAGATGTTTGACTATGAAGTATATGCTTCAGGCAGATTCTTTGGCATTGGTGAGTCACCGGGAATCTTTTTAGCCGACGGCAGCAGTGGTATTACTGCTCTGGGACTTTTTGTTGGATTTGTAATTGCCTATCCGGGCAAGTGGATACCACGAATAGCATTTATCATCATTGGGATTGGCGTTATCTACTTGGTAAATATTTTTCGCAGTGTGCTATTGGCAATAGCACAAGTGAGTTGGCCCGGCTTTTTTGATTTTATGCACAACTATTTTACTACAGCCACCTTTTATCTGGTGATTCTTGTCCTGGCGATAGTGTGGATAAACATTGGTGGAGAAGAGAAAAAAGCTGCCGATGAGACCGAGCTTTTCCCAACTGAGGTGTAG
- a CDS encoding MraY family glycosyltransferase, producing MENTLLLYDWMALGVAFLLSCLTSYYAIPIIIRAAKKNHFFDQPDHNRKLHIEAIPTLGGVAIFFAFLLSFAINPWANIIEGFPYIVAALLILFFIGLKDDLVVLSAKKKLIAQISAAALVIFGSDILISDFQGVLGLADIPHWAAVIVTFVTIIGVINAVNLIDGIDGLAGGVGVISSFLFGGAFFYTGQLSMAVFSLCLAGALLGFLYYNFSPASIFMGDTGSMILGFLLSIQAIQFIGLGSYPEFYSLFGNAAPILAVSILALPLFDTLRVVFKRLRRKSSIFEPGKDHIHHELLRMGLSHKNASLLLYAESIALVSLMATLSLFNIGVNLLLGILLFSSIVILPTNGFKRRVLASLFGYNWQAYRRQKWGIEFNHNETTPINNTATSEVASQNAFSDTKEQREEADSMVV from the coding sequence ATGGAAAATACGTTACTGTTGTATGACTGGATGGCACTGGGAGTTGCTTTTTTACTTTCCTGCCTTACATCTTATTACGCTATACCAATTATTATAAGGGCAGCTAAAAAAAATCACTTTTTTGACCAGCCAGATCATAATAGAAAATTACATATTGAAGCCATTCCCACATTGGGGGGCGTTGCTATATTCTTTGCCTTTTTGTTGAGTTTTGCGATAAACCCATGGGCAAATATTATAGAAGGTTTTCCGTATATAGTTGCAGCACTTTTAATCCTGTTTTTTATTGGTTTAAAAGACGACTTGGTTGTTCTCTCTGCCAAAAAGAAACTCATTGCCCAAATTTCGGCTGCAGCCTTGGTCATATTTGGATCTGATATTCTTATATCTGATTTTCAGGGAGTATTGGGGCTAGCTGATATTCCGCACTGGGCCGCAGTTATTGTGACATTTGTTACAATCATTGGCGTTATTAATGCCGTTAATCTTATCGATGGTATTGATGGCCTGGCCGGTGGTGTTGGTGTTATATCTTCCTTTTTATTTGGGGGTGCCTTCTTCTATACCGGTCAATTATCAATGGCGGTCTTTTCACTTTGTTTGGCCGGGGCTTTGCTGGGTTTCCTTTATTATAACTTTAGTCCGGCTTCTATTTTTATGGGAGATACCGGATCAATGATTTTGGGCTTTTTATTGTCCATACAAGCCATTCAGTTTATAGGTTTAGGCAGCTATCCTGAGTTTTATTCTTTATTTGGTAACGCTGCCCCTATTTTAGCGGTATCTATTTTGGCTCTACCACTTTTTGATACGCTACGCGTTGTTTTTAAACGGCTTCGTAGAAAAAGTTCAATATTTGAGCCGGGCAAAGATCATATTCATCATGAACTGCTAAGAATGGGGCTGTCACATAAAAATGCATCGCTGTTATTGTATGCAGAAAGTATTGCGCTGGTGAGCCTCATGGCTACGCTTTCTTTATTTAATATCGGAGTTAATCTTTTATTGGGTATTCTGCTATTCAGCAGCATCGTAATATTACCCACAAATGGGTTTAAACGTCGGGTCTTAGCATCCCTCTTTGGATATAACTGGCAGGCGTATCGAAGACAAAAATGGGGTATTGAGTTTAATCACAATGAAACGACTCCTATAAATAATACTGCTACAAGTGAAGTAGCTTCTCAAAACGCATTTTCTGATACAAAAGAGCAAAGAGAAGAAGCAGACAGTATGGTAGTTTAG
- a CDS encoding glycerate kinase type-2 family protein → MDARNTVREIFLTALEACSPVRAVTNAMSVDQNRLQVCGRTINLSDHPIYLLSVGKAAVPMYGSARNILQDYVSGSLVITPDSVDTSTFAADNILLASHPLPDQNSLEAGESALSFVRSVPENGLLLVLLSGGTSSLMCRPPDGIGIGDLRRAYELLNHSGMAIEEINTVRKHCSEVKGGQLLRYLHPDATVGTLAVSDVPHDDISVIGSGPTAAAFSTFEDAFQILKNYNLWKKIPLSVQKHISKGMDGDIEEVPADSNSSNSFSCIISSAKKLSQKIVSLSQSRGLDVYKSSHPFNDDVEQVASDIAKKVRTYIQSEKGYKTVGKLFVFYGESTVEVTGDGKGGRNQELALRGGMKIADLNNVTWLSAGTDGIDGPTDAAGAIVDSSTIPKAERQGNTPQEYLDRNDSYHFHEQMKTHLKTGSTGNNLMDVVLVLVAYN, encoded by the coding sequence ATGGATGCTCGAAACACTGTCAGAGAAATATTTTTGACTGCTCTCGAAGCTTGTTCACCGGTTCGGGCTGTAACCAATGCAATGTCGGTTGATCAAAATAGGCTTCAGGTTTGTGGTCGAACAATTAACCTTTCAGACCATCCCATATATCTTTTATCAGTGGGGAAAGCTGCAGTTCCAATGTATGGATCAGCAAGGAATATATTGCAGGATTACGTTTCAGGAAGCTTGGTGATTACTCCGGATTCTGTTGATACAAGTACATTTGCTGCTGATAATATACTATTAGCCTCTCATCCTTTGCCTGATCAAAATAGCTTGGAGGCAGGAGAATCAGCACTAAGTTTTGTGCGTTCTGTTCCTGAAAATGGTTTGTTGCTCGTATTACTCTCCGGCGGTACTTCCTCGTTGATGTGCCGGCCGCCCGATGGTATCGGAATTGGGGATCTTCGTCGGGCCTACGAACTGTTAAACCACTCAGGCATGGCCATTGAGGAGATAAATACTGTCCGCAAGCATTGCTCTGAGGTTAAAGGCGGACAGCTGCTACGTTATTTACATCCCGATGCAACGGTGGGGACCCTGGCTGTTTCTGATGTACCGCATGATGATATTTCAGTTATTGGCAGCGGACCTACGGCGGCGGCATTCTCAACTTTTGAGGATGCTTTTCAAATTCTCAAAAACTATAACCTGTGGAAAAAAATACCGTTGTCAGTACAGAAGCATATCAGCAAGGGGATGGACGGTGATATTGAAGAAGTACCGGCCGATAGTAATTCTTCCAATAGTTTTTCGTGTATCATAAGTTCAGCAAAAAAGCTGTCCCAAAAGATTGTTTCGTTGTCACAGTCCCGCGGGCTAGATGTGTACAAATCTTCACATCCTTTTAATGATGATGTTGAACAGGTTGCATCGGATATTGCAAAAAAGGTGCGGACTTATATCCAAAGTGAAAAGGGGTATAAAACAGTTGGCAAGCTATTTGTTTTTTATGGAGAAAGTACGGTTGAGGTTACAGGCGACGGTAAGGGGGGACGTAACCAAGAGTTGGCATTGCGTGGGGGCATGAAAATTGCCGATCTTAACAATGTGACATGGCTGAGTGCGGGCACTGACGGTATCGACGGCCCCACAGATGCGGCAGGTGCCATTGTGGACAGCAGTACAATTCCGAAAGCAGAACGTCAGGGTAACACCCCTCAGGAATATCTGGATCGTAACGATTCGTATCACTTTCATGAACAAATGAAAACGCATTTGAAAACAGGATCTACCGGTAATAATCTTATGGATGTGGTTCTGGTGTTGGTTGCGTATAATTAG